One region of Mycolicibacterium lutetiense genomic DNA includes:
- a CDS encoding 3-isopropylmalate dehydrogenase: MKLAVIAGDGIGPEVIAEALKVLDAVLPGVDRTEYDLGARRYHATGETLPEGFVDELKGYDAILLGAIGDPSVPSGVLERGLLLNMRFALDHHVNLRPSKLFPGVSSPLAGNPEIDFVVVREGTEGPYTGTGGAIRVGTPHEVATEVSTNTRFGVERVVRFAFEKARARRKHLTLVHKNNVLAFAGSLWKRTVDEIGAEYPDIETAYQHIDAATIHMVTDPGRFDVIVTDNLFGDIITDLAAAVSGGIGLAASGNIDATGTNPSMFEPVHGSAPDIAGQGIADPTAAVMSVALLLTHLGETDAAGRVDKAVSEHLATRGDAALSTAAVGERILSLL; the protein is encoded by the coding sequence ATGAAACTCGCTGTAATCGCCGGCGACGGCATCGGTCCCGAGGTCATCGCCGAGGCACTGAAGGTGCTCGACGCCGTTCTGCCCGGTGTGGACCGGACCGAGTACGACCTGGGCGCGCGCCGCTATCACGCGACCGGGGAGACCCTGCCCGAAGGGTTCGTCGACGAGCTCAAGGGTTACGACGCAATCCTGTTGGGCGCCATTGGGGATCCCTCCGTACCGAGTGGCGTGCTCGAACGCGGCTTGCTGCTCAACATGCGATTTGCGTTGGACCATCACGTGAACCTGCGGCCGTCGAAGTTGTTCCCCGGGGTTTCCAGCCCGCTGGCCGGCAACCCGGAGATCGACTTCGTGGTGGTGCGCGAGGGCACCGAAGGTCCCTACACCGGAACCGGCGGCGCGATCCGGGTGGGCACCCCGCACGAGGTTGCCACCGAGGTGTCCACCAACACCCGGTTCGGTGTGGAGCGAGTGGTGCGTTTTGCGTTCGAGAAAGCCCGCGCGCGACGCAAACACCTCACGCTGGTGCACAAGAACAATGTGCTGGCGTTCGCCGGCTCGCTGTGGAAGCGCACCGTCGATGAGATCGGTGCGGAATACCCGGACATCGAGACCGCATACCAGCACATCGATGCCGCAACCATCCACATGGTCACCGATCCCGGCCGCTTCGACGTGATCGTCACCGACAACCTGTTCGGCGACATCATCACCGACCTGGCGGCCGCGGTCTCCGGCGGTATCGGCCTGGCCGCCTCGGGCAACATCGATGCGACGGGCACCAACCCGTCGATGTTCGAGCCGGTGCACGGCAGCGCGCCCGACATCGCCGGGCAGGGGATCGCCGATCCGACCGCCGCGGTGATGAGCGTGGCGCTGCTGCTGACCCACCTCGGCGAGACCGATGCAGCGGGGCGGGTCGACAAGGCTGTCAGTGAGCACCTGGCCACCCGCGGCGACGCTGCGTTGTCGACCGCCGCGGTCGGCGAGCGGATCCTGTCCCTGCTGTAA
- the serA gene encoding phosphoglycerate dehydrogenase translates to MSLPVVLIADKLAESTVAALGDQVEVRWVDGPDREKLLAAVPEADALLVRSATTVDAEVIAAAPKLKIVARAGVGLDNVDVDAATARGVLVVNAPTSNIHSAAEHALALLLSAARQIPAADATLRDHTWKRSSFSGVEIFDKTVGVVGLGRIGQLVAQRLAAFGAHIVAYDPYVSQARAAQLGIELLPLDELLGRADFISVHLPKTKETAGLLGKENLAKTKPGVVIVNAARGGLIDEQALADAINSGHVRAAGLDVFSTEPCTDSPLFELPQVVVTPHLGASTAEAQDRAGTDVAASVKLALAGEFVPDAVNVGGGAVGEEVAPWLDLVRKLGLLVGALSDAAPVSLSVQVRGELASEDVEILKLSALRGLFSAVVDEQVTFVNAPTLAATRGVTAEISTATESPNHRSVVEVRAVHADGSAQTVAGTLSGPQLVEKIVQINGRSFDLRAEGFNLIVHYSDQPGALGKIGTLLGGADVNILAAQLSQDVDGDNAIVMLRLDTDVPEDVRAAITAAVAATTLEVVDLS, encoded by the coding sequence GTGAGTCTCCCCGTTGTTTTGATTGCCGACAAGCTCGCTGAATCGACCGTTGCCGCCCTCGGTGACCAGGTAGAGGTCAGGTGGGTTGACGGTCCGGACCGCGAGAAGCTGCTCGCTGCCGTGCCCGAGGCCGACGCGCTTCTGGTGCGCTCCGCCACCACGGTGGACGCCGAGGTCATCGCCGCGGCCCCCAAACTCAAGATCGTTGCCCGCGCGGGCGTCGGCCTGGACAACGTCGACGTCGACGCCGCGACCGCCCGCGGGGTGCTCGTGGTCAACGCGCCGACCTCCAACATCCACAGCGCCGCCGAGCATGCCCTCGCCCTGCTGCTGTCCGCGGCCCGGCAGATCCCTGCCGCCGATGCGACGCTGCGCGATCACACCTGGAAGCGCTCGTCGTTCTCCGGTGTCGAGATCTTCGACAAGACGGTCGGTGTCGTCGGCCTGGGCCGCATCGGGCAGCTGGTCGCCCAGCGCCTGGCCGCCTTCGGCGCCCACATCGTCGCGTATGACCCCTATGTCTCGCAGGCCCGTGCAGCCCAGCTCGGCATCGAGTTGCTGCCGCTCGACGAGCTGCTCGGCCGCGCCGACTTCATCTCGGTGCACCTGCCCAAGACCAAGGAGACTGCCGGCCTGCTCGGCAAGGAGAACCTGGCCAAGACCAAGCCGGGCGTCGTCATCGTCAACGCCGCCCGCGGCGGCCTGATCGATGAGCAGGCCCTGGCCGATGCGATCAACAGCGGCCACGTCCGTGCCGCCGGCCTGGACGTCTTCTCCACCGAACCGTGCACCGACAGCCCGCTGTTCGAGCTGCCCCAGGTTGTCGTGACCCCCCACCTGGGTGCCTCGACCGCCGAGGCGCAGGACCGGGCCGGCACCGATGTGGCCGCGAGCGTGAAGCTGGCGCTGGCCGGCGAGTTCGTGCCCGATGCCGTCAACGTGGGCGGCGGGGCCGTCGGCGAAGAGGTGGCGCCGTGGCTGGATCTGGTGCGCAAGCTCGGCCTGCTGGTCGGCGCCCTGTCCGATGCGGCTCCGGTGTCGCTGTCGGTGCAGGTGCGCGGCGAGCTGGCGTCCGAGGACGTCGAGATCCTGAAGCTGTCGGCGCTGCGTGGGCTGTTCTCCGCGGTGGTCGATGAGCAGGTGACGTTCGTCAACGCCCCGACCCTGGCCGCCACCCGCGGGGTGACCGCCGAGATCAGCACTGCCACCGAGAGCCCCAACCACCGCAGCGTGGTCGAAGTACGTGCCGTGCACGCCGACGGCAGCGCGCAGACCGTGGCGGGCACGTTGAGCGGGCCGCAGCTGGTCGAGAAGATCGTCCAGATCAACGGGCGCAGCTTCGATCTGCGTGCCGAGGGATTCAACCTCATCGTCCACTACAGCGATCAGCCCGGCGCACTCGGCAAGATCGGCACCCTGCTGGGCGGGGCGGACGTCAACATTCTGGCCGCGCAGCTGAGCCAGGACGTCGACGGCGACAACGCCATCGTGATGCTGCGCCTGGATACCGATGTGCCCGAGGATGTGCGCGCCGCGATCACCGCCGCGGTCGCCGCCACGACGCTGGAAGTGGTCGACCTGTCATGA
- a CDS encoding phytoene desaturase family protein, producing the protein MDVTIVGSGPNGLSAAVICARAGLSVRVIEAQPTAGGGARTLGDPEFPGVSHDICSAVHPLALASPFFAAYDLQARGVKLAVPEISYASPLTDRPAAIGYRDIERTCAELDSGDSWRRLLGPLAADCDGVVGLILGDKRSIPPSLGAAVRVAPRLLAQGTPLWRSLAGEDARALFSGVAAHTISTMPSLVSGGAGLMLATLGHAVGWPIPIGGSQAIPDALITDLTAHGGELVLGHEVTEPPSGVVIYDTAPTALLSIYGKTLPPRYARALTRYSYGPGVAKVDFVLSGEIPWRDPRLAQAPTLHLGGSRAQMALAESEIAAGRHAEWPMVLAALPHIADVSRVDDAGRRPMWTYVHVPNNSTLDMAATVTDIIERFAPGFRDLVVAVRSVPASRMDEHNANLVGGDIGVGGNNMASALLGPTPRLDPWTTPIPKAYLCSSAAPPGGGVHGMAGFYAARTVLKREFGIVDLPKLKP; encoded by the coding sequence GTGGACGTCACCATCGTCGGCAGCGGACCCAACGGTCTGTCCGCGGCCGTCATCTGTGCCAGGGCCGGATTGTCGGTACGCGTCATCGAAGCGCAGCCCACCGCGGGCGGTGGCGCGCGCACCCTGGGAGACCCGGAATTCCCCGGGGTCAGCCACGACATCTGTTCCGCGGTCCACCCGCTGGCGCTGGCGTCGCCGTTCTTCGCCGCCTACGACCTGCAGGCCCGCGGGGTGAAACTCGCGGTCCCCGAGATCTCGTACGCCAGCCCGCTGACCGACCGGCCCGCCGCGATTGGTTACCGCGACATCGAGCGCACCTGTGCCGAACTGGACTCGGGAGATTCCTGGCGACGACTGCTCGGCCCGCTGGCGGCCGATTGCGATGGCGTGGTGGGCCTCATCCTGGGCGACAAGCGGTCGATCCCCCCGTCGCTGGGTGCGGCGGTGCGCGTCGCACCCCGACTCCTGGCCCAGGGCACCCCGTTGTGGCGGTCACTGGCGGGCGAGGACGCCCGCGCACTATTCAGTGGCGTTGCCGCACATACGATTTCCACTATGCCTTCGCTGGTTTCGGGAGGCGCCGGGTTGATGTTGGCGACACTGGGGCACGCGGTGGGATGGCCGATCCCGATCGGCGGATCCCAAGCCATCCCCGATGCGCTGATCACCGATCTCACCGCACACGGCGGTGAACTGGTTCTCGGACACGAGGTCACCGAACCACCGTCGGGCGTGGTGATCTACGACACCGCACCGACCGCACTGCTGTCGATCTACGGCAAGACCCTGCCGCCTCGCTACGCCCGGGCGTTGACCCGCTACTCCTACGGACCCGGGGTCGCGAAGGTCGATTTCGTGCTGAGCGGCGAGATTCCTTGGCGTGACCCGCGTCTGGCCCAGGCGCCGACGCTGCATCTGGGCGGTAGCCGAGCGCAGATGGCACTGGCCGAGTCCGAGATCGCCGCGGGCCGTCACGCCGAGTGGCCCATGGTGCTGGCCGCGCTCCCCCACATCGCCGACGTGTCCCGCGTCGACGACGCCGGTCGTCGCCCGATGTGGACCTACGTGCATGTACCCAACAATTCGACGCTCGACATGGCCGCGACCGTGACCGACATCATCGAACGGTTCGCCCCGGGCTTCAGAGATCTGGTGGTCGCGGTGCGCAGCGTGCCGGCTTCCCGGATGGATGAACACAACGCCAATCTTGTCGGCGGGGATATCGGTGTCGGCGGCAACAACATGGCCAGCGCCTTGCTGGGCCCCACCCCACGGCTCGACCCATGGACCACACCGATCCCCAAGGCCTACCTGTGCTCGTCGGCCGCGCCGCCCGGCGGTGGTGTGCACGGGATGGCCGGCTTCTACGCGGCCCGCACGGTGCTGAAACGCGAGTTCGGGATCGTGGACCTGCCTAAGCTGAAACCATGA
- the wrbA gene encoding NAD(P)H:quinone oxidoreductase, which produces MTQPKVAVIYYSATGHGTTMAKRVTAAAESAGAEVRLRPVAETRDPESFAHNPAWAANYQATKDLPAATGDDIVWADAVIFGSPTRFGSVASQLRSFLDSLGGLWSEGKLADKVYAGFTSTNTAHGGQETTLLTLYVTLMHWGGIIVPPGYTDPLKFVDGNPYGASLIANHDNIGEFDDATYDALDHLARRVVSVAARLGS; this is translated from the coding sequence ATGACTCAGCCCAAGGTCGCCGTCATCTACTACTCCGCTACCGGGCACGGCACCACCATGGCCAAGCGCGTCACCGCCGCCGCCGAGTCCGCGGGTGCCGAGGTGCGGTTGCGCCCCGTCGCCGAAACCCGGGATCCGGAGTCCTTCGCCCACAATCCGGCCTGGGCCGCCAATTACCAAGCCACCAAGGATCTACCCGCGGCCACCGGTGACGACATCGTGTGGGCGGATGCGGTGATCTTCGGCTCCCCCACCCGATTCGGTTCGGTCGCTTCGCAGTTGCGCAGTTTCCTCGACTCGCTGGGCGGGCTGTGGTCGGAGGGCAAGCTGGCCGACAAGGTCTACGCCGGATTCACCTCGACCAATACTGCCCACGGCGGTCAGGAGACCACGCTGCTGACGCTCTACGTCACGCTCATGCACTGGGGCGGGATCATCGTGCCGCCCGGGTACACCGACCCGCTCAAGTTCGTCGACGGCAACCCGTACGGCGCGAGCCTGATCGCCAATCACGACAACATCGGCGAATTCGACGACGCCACCTACGATGCGCTCGATCACCTGGCCCGTCGGGTCGTCAGCGTGGCGGCACGGCTGGGTTCGTAG
- the ilvC gene encoding ketol-acid reductoisomerase, which translates to MAVEMFYDADADLSIIQGRKVAVIGYGSQGHAHSLSLRDSGVQVKVGLKEGSKSRVKVEEQGLEVDTPAEVAKWADVIMVLAPDTAQAEIFKNDIEPNLEDGNALFFGHGLNIHFGLIKAPANVTVGMVAPKGPGHLVRRQFVDGKGVPCLIAVDQDPKGEGQALALSYAAAIGGARAGVIKTTFKEETETDLFGEQAVLCGGTEELVKAGFEVMVEAGYAPEMAYFEVLHELKLIVDLMYEGGIARMNYSVSDTAEFGGYLSGPRVIDADTKQRMRDILTDIQDGTFVKRLVANVEGGNKELEALRKANAEHPIEVTGKQLRDLMSWVDRPITETA; encoded by the coding sequence ATGGCAGTTGAGATGTTTTACGACGCCGACGCGGACCTGTCGATCATCCAGGGTCGTAAGGTCGCCGTCATCGGCTACGGCAGCCAGGGGCACGCGCATTCGCTGTCGCTGCGCGACTCGGGCGTGCAGGTCAAGGTCGGTCTGAAAGAGGGCTCGAAGTCCCGCGTCAAGGTCGAGGAGCAGGGCCTTGAGGTCGACACCCCGGCCGAGGTGGCCAAGTGGGCCGACGTGATCATGGTCCTGGCGCCCGACACCGCGCAGGCCGAGATCTTCAAGAACGACATCGAGCCCAACCTGGAGGATGGCAACGCGCTGTTCTTCGGCCACGGCCTCAACATCCACTTCGGCCTGATCAAGGCGCCGGCCAACGTCACCGTCGGCATGGTTGCCCCCAAGGGCCCCGGCCACCTGGTCCGTCGCCAGTTCGTCGACGGCAAGGGTGTGCCCTGCCTGATCGCCGTCGATCAGGACCCGAAGGGTGAGGGCCAGGCCCTGGCGCTGTCGTATGCCGCCGCCATCGGTGGTGCCCGCGCCGGCGTCATCAAGACCACCTTCAAGGAAGAGACCGAGACCGACCTGTTCGGTGAGCAGGCCGTGCTCTGCGGTGGCACCGAAGAGCTGGTCAAGGCCGGCTTCGAGGTCATGGTCGAGGCGGGCTACGCCCCGGAGATGGCCTACTTCGAGGTGCTGCACGAGCTCAAGCTCATCGTCGACCTGATGTACGAGGGCGGTATTGCCCGGATGAACTACTCGGTGTCCGACACCGCGGAGTTCGGTGGCTACCTGTCGGGCCCGCGTGTCATCGATGCCGACACCAAGCAGCGGATGCGGGACATCCTGACCGACATCCAGGACGGCACCTTCGTCAAGCGCCTGGTCGCCAACGTCGAGGGCGGCAACAAGGAGCTCGAGGCGCTGCGCAAGGCCAACGCCGAGCACCCGATCGAGGTCACCGGCAAGCAGCTGCGCGACCTGATGAGCTGGGTCGACCGGCCGATCACCGAAACGGCCTAA
- the ilvN gene encoding acetolactate synthase small subunit, protein MSNTTPTHTLSVLVEDKPGVLARVATLFSRRGYNIQSLAVGATEQKHMSRMTIVVSVEESPLEQITKQLNKLVNVIKIVEQEDDSSVSRELALIKVRADATNRGQVIEAVNLFRAKVVDVSTESLTVEATGTAEKLEALLRVLEPYGIREIAQSGMVSVSRGPRGISAVK, encoded by the coding sequence ATGAGCAACACCACCCCCACCCACACCCTGTCGGTGCTGGTCGAGGACAAGCCCGGCGTGCTCGCCCGGGTGGCCACGCTGTTCTCCCGTCGTGGCTACAACATCCAGTCCCTGGCGGTGGGTGCCACCGAACAGAAGCACATGTCGCGGATGACGATCGTCGTCAGCGTCGAGGAATCGCCGCTGGAGCAGATCACCAAGCAGCTCAACAAGCTGGTCAACGTGATCAAGATCGTCGAGCAGGAGGACGACAGCTCGGTCTCCCGTGAACTCGCCCTGATCAAGGTGCGGGCCGATGCGACCAACCGCGGCCAGGTCATCGAAGCGGTGAACCTGTTCCGCGCCAAGGTCGTTGACGTTTCGACCGAGTCCCTGACGGTGGAGGCGACGGGCACCGCGGAGAAGCTGGAGGCCCTGCTGCGGGTCCTGGAGCCCTACGGTATCCGTGAGATCGCACAATCGGGCATGGTCTCGGTCTCGCGCGGACCGCGTGGTATCAGCGCAGTGAAGTAA
- a CDS encoding acetolactate synthase large subunit, whose protein sequence is MSAPTTRPPGRSGTVAANGAANATSDSGQPNRVAPQQLTGAQAVVRSLEELGVDVVFGIPGGAVLPVYDPLFDSQKVRHVLVRHEQGAGHAASGYAHATGKVGVMMATSGPGATNLITPLADAQMDSIPVVAITGQVGRALIGTDAFQEADITGMTMPITKHNFLVRNGDDIAQVMAEAFYIASSGRPGAVLVDVPKDILQGQCTFSWPPQMDLPGYKPNTKPHSRQVREAAKLIAAAHKPVLYVGGGVIRGEASAELLELAELTGIPVVTTLMARGAFPDSHPQHMGMPGMHGTVAAVGALQKSDLLIALGTRFDDRVTGQLDSFAPDAKVIHADIDPAEIGKNRHADVPIVGDVKAVITDLIEVLRRDGTTSAALKLDGWWEYLSGLKTTYPLSYGPQSDGSLSPEYVIEKLGQIAGPEAIYVAGVGQHQMWAAQFVKYENPKTWLNSGGLGTMGFSVPAAMGAKFARPDAEVWAIDGDGCFQMTNQELATCAIEGAPIKVALINNGNLGMVRQWQTLFYGQRYSQTDLATHSRRIPDFVKLAEALGCVGLRCERAEDVEDVINQARAINDRPVVIDFIVGADAQVWPMVAAGTSNDEIMAARDIRPLFDENDDEGHA, encoded by the coding sequence GTGAGCGCACCGACAACGCGACCGCCAGGCCGGTCGGGAACCGTGGCTGCCAACGGCGCAGCCAACGCGACATCAGATTCGGGACAGCCCAATCGGGTTGCACCGCAGCAGCTCACCGGCGCCCAGGCGGTCGTCCGGTCGCTGGAAGAGCTCGGCGTCGACGTCGTCTTCGGCATCCCCGGTGGCGCCGTGCTGCCGGTCTACGATCCGCTGTTCGACTCGCAGAAGGTGCGGCACGTGCTGGTCCGCCATGAGCAGGGCGCCGGTCACGCCGCCAGCGGCTATGCGCATGCCACCGGGAAGGTCGGCGTGATGATGGCGACGTCGGGCCCCGGCGCGACCAACCTGATCACCCCGCTGGCCGACGCCCAGATGGACTCCATCCCCGTGGTGGCCATCACCGGGCAGGTGGGTCGCGCCCTGATCGGCACCGACGCCTTCCAGGAAGCCGATATCACCGGCATGACCATGCCGATCACCAAGCACAACTTCCTGGTGCGCAACGGTGACGACATCGCCCAGGTGATGGCCGAGGCGTTCTACATCGCCAGCTCGGGGCGCCCGGGCGCGGTGCTCGTCGACGTCCCCAAGGACATCCTGCAGGGCCAGTGCACCTTCTCCTGGCCGCCGCAGATGGACCTGCCCGGCTACAAGCCGAACACCAAACCGCACAGCCGTCAGGTGCGCGAGGCGGCCAAGCTGATCGCCGCGGCACACAAGCCGGTCCTCTACGTCGGTGGTGGTGTCATCCGTGGCGAGGCCAGTGCCGAACTGCTCGAGCTGGCCGAGCTGACCGGTATCCCGGTCGTCACCACGCTGATGGCCCGTGGTGCGTTCCCCGACAGTCATCCCCAGCACATGGGGATGCCGGGCATGCACGGCACCGTGGCCGCCGTGGGTGCATTGCAGAAGAGCGATCTGCTGATCGCCCTGGGCACGCGCTTCGATGACCGCGTGACCGGCCAGCTCGACTCCTTCGCGCCGGACGCCAAGGTGATCCACGCCGACATCGACCCCGCCGAGATCGGCAAGAACCGGCACGCCGACGTGCCGATCGTGGGTGACGTGAAGGCCGTCATCACCGACCTGATCGAGGTGCTGCGCCGCGACGGAACCACCAGTGCCGCACTGAAACTGGACGGCTGGTGGGAGTACCTGTCCGGCCTCAAGACGACCTACCCGCTGAGCTACGGTCCGCAGAGCGATGGCAGCCTGAGCCCCGAGTACGTCATCGAGAAGTTGGGCCAGATCGCCGGACCCGAGGCGATCTACGTCGCCGGTGTGGGCCAGCACCAGATGTGGGCCGCGCAGTTCGTCAAGTACGAGAACCCGAAGACCTGGCTGAACTCCGGTGGCCTCGGCACCATGGGCTTCTCCGTCCCGGCGGCCATGGGCGCCAAGTTTGCTCGCCCCGACGCCGAGGTGTGGGCCATCGACGGCGACGGCTGCTTCCAGATGACCAACCAGGAGCTGGCCACGTGCGCCATCGAGGGTGCGCCGATCAAGGTGGCGTTGATCAACAACGGCAACCTCGGCATGGTGCGGCAGTGGCAGACGCTGTTCTACGGCCAGCGTTACAGCCAGACCGACCTGGCCACGCACTCACGCCGGATTCCGGACTTCGTCAAGCTGGCCGAGGCGCTGGGTTGCGTCGGGCTCCGCTGTGAGCGGGCCGAGGACGTCGAGGACGTCATCAACCAGGCCCGCGCCATCAACGACCGCCCGGTGGTCATCGACTTCATCGTCGGTGCTGACGCGCAGGTGTGGCCGATGGTCGCCGCCGGGACCAGCAACGACGAGATCATGGCAGCCCGGGATATCCGGCCGCTGTTCGACGAGAACGACGACGAGGGGCATGCCTGA
- a CDS encoding PH domain-containing protein encodes MPARRPRGWCKDEHVSARSATAPVVIRISPMSHLAVGFLTLGLLTLVLSNPIWFSVLLVIPIALSTVVIRYRTTADADSVTARSLTSSRTVSWADIKGLRFGRSSWAIADVNDGTELRLPAVTFATLPLLTEVSGGRVPNPYA; translated from the coding sequence ATGCCGGCGAGGCGGCCGCGTGGGTGGTGCAAGGATGAACACGTGAGCGCTCGATCGGCAACCGCCCCTGTCGTCATCCGGATATCGCCCATGTCGCACCTGGCAGTCGGATTCCTGACGCTCGGCCTGCTGACGTTGGTCCTGAGCAATCCGATCTGGTTCTCGGTACTGCTGGTGATCCCGATTGCGTTGTCGACGGTCGTCATCCGGTACCGCACCACCGCCGATGCCGACAGCGTCACCGCGCGGTCACTGACCAGCAGCCGCACGGTGTCGTGGGCCGATATCAAGGGACTGCGATTCGGCCGGTCGTCGTGGGCGATTGCGGATGTGAACGACGGGACCGAACTGCGTCTGCCCGCCGTGACGTTTGCAACGCTGCCGTTGCTCACCGAGGTGAGTGGCGGCCGCGTACCGAATCCGTACGCCTGA
- a CDS encoding DoxX family protein: MTSHSQDPQAWQRPGYSDDSVRPAGASLVDPEDDLPSETYGGDFETTAIPRYDAKSGDQSAFSLVSDPEPLPYVQAGGPPPMGPFSAEPAEIERDEFSDDRVRAAGRRGTQDLGLLILRVALGGLMIIHGLQKAFGWWGGPGLDGFNSSLSDMGFKNADILTYAATGGQIAAGVLLVLGLFTPIAAAGALAYLINGVLATAMAAHEQARLSEVITDGTEYRLIVVAAAAAIILTGPGRYGFDAGRGWARRPFVGSFVALVLGVAGGIAIWVLLNGGNPLG, translated from the coding sequence GTGACCAGCCACTCACAGGACCCCCAAGCCTGGCAACGACCGGGTTACTCGGACGATTCCGTTAGGCCGGCCGGGGCCAGCCTGGTCGATCCGGAAGACGACCTGCCGTCGGAAACCTATGGCGGCGACTTCGAGACCACCGCGATCCCTCGCTACGACGCGAAATCGGGCGACCAGTCGGCGTTCAGCCTGGTCTCCGACCCGGAGCCACTGCCGTACGTGCAAGCCGGCGGGCCCCCGCCGATGGGCCCCTTCTCGGCCGAACCGGCCGAGATCGAACGCGACGAGTTCAGTGATGACCGCGTCCGGGCGGCCGGTCGACGCGGCACCCAGGACCTCGGGCTGCTGATCCTGCGCGTGGCGCTCGGCGGACTGATGATCATCCACGGCCTGCAGAAGGCCTTCGGCTGGTGGGGCGGCCCAGGGCTCGACGGATTCAACTCATCGCTGAGCGACATGGGCTTCAAGAACGCCGACATCCTGACCTACGCGGCCACCGGGGGGCAGATTGCCGCCGGCGTGCTGCTGGTCCTGGGGTTGTTCACCCCCATTGCGGCGGCCGGTGCGCTGGCCTACCTGATCAACGGGGTGCTGGCCACGGCGATGGCGGCGCACGAACAGGCTCGCCTGTCAGAAGTGATCACCGACGGCACCGAATACCGGTTGATCGTCGTCGCCGCCGCGGCCGCGATCATCCTGACCGGGCCGGGTCGCTACGGATTCGACGCCGGCCGCGGCTGGGCCCGGCGCCCCTTCGTCGGATCCTTCGTGGCCCTGGTGCTCGGCGTGGCCGGCGGCATCGCCATCTGGGTGCTGCTCAACGGCGGCAACCCACTCGGCTGA
- a CDS encoding PQQ-dependent sugar dehydrogenase yields the protein MKSRRRMTGVAAVLCAAMLVGSGCARFDAAQSEPFTTEPKMAPGPTTTPPPPPPLPAKPFPKECKATGVMQGCLDSTSGLIMLPDSQSALVAERLTGAVKQVSVKAEPKVKVMIPVDPSGDGGLMDIVLSPTYGQDRLMYAYVSTPTDNRVIRIADGDVPKPILTGIPKGATGNTGSLTFTSKTTLLVQTGDAGDPALAADPGSLAGKVLRIEQPTTINQAPVTTALSGLGAGGGMCIDSSDGSLYVTDRTPSADRMQRITKDSKVSTVWTWPDRPGVAGCAALEGTVLVNLVNSKKTVAVRLAPDTGAVTGDPEVVRENVRGHAWALQLSPDGNVWGATVNRTTGDAEIFDDVVFPLFPQGGGFPRTNADNT from the coding sequence ATGAAATCGCGCCGGCGGATGACGGGGGTGGCCGCCGTTCTGTGTGCCGCGATGCTTGTCGGGTCGGGCTGTGCCCGATTCGACGCGGCCCAGTCCGAACCTTTCACCACAGAGCCCAAGATGGCACCGGGGCCGACCACGACGCCGCCACCACCGCCACCGCTGCCGGCCAAACCGTTCCCCAAGGAATGCAAGGCAACGGGTGTGATGCAGGGCTGCCTGGACAGCACCAGCGGATTGATCATGCTGCCCGACAGCCAGTCCGCCCTGGTCGCCGAACGGCTCACGGGCGCGGTCAAGCAGGTGTCTGTGAAGGCCGAACCGAAGGTCAAAGTGATGATCCCGGTGGATCCGTCCGGCGACGGCGGCCTGATGGACATCGTGTTGTCGCCGACCTACGGTCAGGACCGGCTGATGTACGCCTACGTCAGCACACCGACCGACAACCGGGTGATCCGCATCGCCGACGGCGACGTACCGAAGCCGATCCTGACCGGCATTCCCAAGGGCGCTACCGGCAATACCGGGTCGCTGACGTTCACCAGCAAGACCACTTTGTTGGTACAGACGGGCGATGCGGGTGATCCGGCGCTGGCCGCCGATCCCGGCTCGCTGGCCGGCAAGGTACTGCGCATCGAGCAGCCGACCACGATCAACCAGGCCCCGGTCACCACGGCACTGAGTGGTCTGGGTGCCGGCGGAGGCATGTGCATCGATTCATCGGACGGCTCGCTCTACGTCACCGACCGCACTCCGAGCGCCGACCGGATGCAGCGGATCACCAAGGACTCGAAGGTCTCCACGGTGTGGACGTGGCCGGACCGGCCCGGCGTCGCCGGCTGCGCCGCACTGGAGGGCACGGTGTTGGTCAACCTGGTCAATTCCAAGAAGACCGTCGCAGTGCGACTGGCGCCCGATACGGGCGCGGTCACCGGAGACCCGGAGGTGGTCCGCGAGAACGTGCGCGGGCATGCGTGGGCGTTGCAGCTCTCCCCCGACGGCAACGTGTGGGGGGCGACGGTGAACCGGACGACCGGAGACGCCGAAATTTTCGACGACGTCGTCTTCCCGCTCTTCCCGCAGGGTGGCGGCTTCCCGCGTACCAACGCCGACAACACCTGA